The genomic interval CGGGGGCCACCCCCACCTCGGACGTGCAGACCCTGGGCGGCCTGCTGTTCGGGATGCCGGGGCCGGTGACGCGGCCGGGCACCTGGCCCGTCGTGTCAACCCCGTTGGCTCAAGGCGCGTCCCTGCCGTCCGGAGGGTTCAGCCACCGTGACGAGGCCGGTCAGGGCGATGCAGGCGCGCAGTTGCCCCAGGGTGCTGAACGGCAGGCCGGTGGGGACGGTCTGTGGACAAAAGGCCATCTGGGGGGCGTCTGGGGGGGTGCGGGAAGCTGAGGGAGAACGTGTGTTCCACGCCCGCGCAGAGGGCCGCAGCTTCCCAGGCCGCCGTTCAGCCCTCCTGGCACTGGCGCAGGGAGGTCAGGGTCCCCAGGGTTTCGCCCCGGTAGAGTTCGGCCACCCCGCCGTCTGTCCACCACGTGTACCCGCCCCCCACGTAGCGGACGCCCGAGCCGGAGCGGGCCCGGGTCAGCTCCAGCACCCGGCGGCCGACCACGAGCCGCGCGTGCGGGCCGGTGTAGGTGGCCTGGATGCGGGTGTTCCCGGCGCAGACGTACCGCACGGTGGGCCCACCCCCACCGCCCGCCGACGCGGGGGAGGTGAGGGCGAGCAAGAGGGCGGCGAGGAACTTGCTCATCTTGGACTCCTGACGGGCGAGAGGGGACTCCAACCGTGGGTCCCCCGGCGGTCGGGGCCTCCCGGGCTCACCTCTGCGCCGGAGCGGACGATCACAGGTGACGGCTCACAGCCCCCCCGGGTCGTTCGGCAGGGGCGGCTTGGTAAAGGCGCGGCCCACGTCTACGAGGTCGCCCGTCAGGTCCTCGCCGGCGGGCTTGGGCCCTCCCCCCACCCAGGCGGTCAGGGCGTCGAAGGCCTCGGCCTCCTCCGCCTCGCTGAACTGGCAGTGGCCGGGGCGGCGGATGGCGCGCTGCACCAGCAGGTCGCCCTTCCCGGCGGCCTCCACCCGTCGGCGGTAGTTCGCCTCCACGAAGATCGGCACGAAGGGGTCTCCGGTCGTGTGCAGGGTCAGCAGCGGCACGGTGATGTTCCCCGTCGGAATCCCGTAGATCGCGGGCCTGGGCAGGTCGCGGCTGCCCGGGGCGGCGTTGATTCTCCGGATGCCCCGGTTCAGGGTCGCCTCGTCCAGCCCCAGGCCCGGGTCGATGCGGTACACCGTGCCCACGTTGGTCGCCACCTGCGTCCTCGGGACGAGGTTGGCGACCCCGGTGTACTTGGTGCTGAAGCCCGCCGCGTAATACTTGGCGCCCAGGTCGAAGACGAGGTTCAGGCCCTCCTGGCGAAAGGGCCGCGGGCCGCCCGTCAGGTGCTTTTGCACCGAGTCGAACTGCCGTCCAAGCGCCGTGTAGGTCCCCGGCTCGCCCAGGCGGGGCCGCACGACCTCGCGGTAGGTCGTCGCCAGGAAGCGCGGGTCGAGCACCGGGAGCAGCATGGGGCCGAAGTTCTGCCCGGTGAGGTATTCCCCCACCAGCCGGTACGACAGGAAGTAGTCGAACAGCTCCAGCCCGACCAGCGCCCCGCACTCGGCCACGGCCCCCTGGTAGACGTTCGGGTAGGTTTCGAGCGAGTCGGTGACGATGTTGCCGCCCATCGAGCGGCCGTAGAGCAGGGTGCGGCCAGGGGGGCCGACCTGCCGGGCGAAGAACTGCCGGAGGTCGTTGAGGTCGTCGGCACCCTGGCGCACGGCCCAGCCGTTGACGCTGTAGCTGGAGGCGGCCCAGGCGTAGCCGCGCCGCAGGAGGTGCGCGCGGATAGGCGGGAAGTTCTCCTCCAGCCTCAGGCCGAAGCCCTCGAAGCCGTGGGCGTACATCACCAGCCCGCCGTTCCAGTTCCCGGGCACCTCGATCTGGTAGCCGTAACCGTTTCTCGTTCCGTAGAGGGCGCGGGCCCCGGGGAGGGGCGTGAAGCGGGGGTTGGCGACCCGGTAGGCCCAGGAGCCGGGGTCGTTCAGCAAGACGACGCACCCCGACAGGCCCAGGGACAGGGCACCGAGGAGCACGGAAAGACGCTTGTTCATCGGACCTCCGGGAGAGCGGGCATCTGGAACTCTCCGTCTTTCTCGGGGCGGAGAGAAAAGACCTCATGGGACAGGGGGAAGCGTCTCAGGGCGCGGCCTCGGCCCTCGCCACCCGGTCGAAGATGGTGATGACCTGCTCGAAGGCCTCCGGCCCCACCTGGATCACCCCCGAAAAGGGGCGGTCGAGCGCGAGCACCAGAAACAGGATCAGCGCGATGGTGCCCGACAGCGCCAGCACCATCAGCCCCTGCGACCACACGCTGCGCACCCCGAAAAAGTACGAGAAGGCCACCGTCACCACAGCCCCCACCCACAGCACCCCCCACATCAGCCCCGGCAGGTGGGACCGCCCGCTGAGCAGCCGCAACCGCCGCTCGTCGCCCAGGTCGTTCAGCCGCTCCAGCGCCTGCGTGTACCAGACGTTCTCGTACCCGGTGCGGGGTTGCAGGCCCAGGTACGCCTCCCACAGCCGGTCGTAGGCCCGCTGGGTCTCGGGGCTCGCCTGCCCCCGGCCCAGTGCGGGCCACTCCCGCGTCACCACCGCCTCGGCGTACCCCCGCAGGTCCCCCCGCAGCGTGGCGCGGGTCTCGGCGGGAAAGGCGCGGGCGCCCCGGTAGAGGTCGGCGAGCGCGTTGGCCTCGCGGTCCACCCGCGTGCGGGCCTCGCCCTGCGCCTCCCAGGCGACGATCACCACGAAGGCGAGCAGCACGGCGTACAGCACCCCGACCACCGCGTAGACGAAGCCCGCCACCTCCTTGTGGGCCTCCAGGGTGGAGAGCTGCACCGAGCGGCGCACCCCCACCATCCCACCCAGCGAGACCAGCACGGCGGCGAGCACGAACAGCAGCGCCGAGAGCCACCCCATCAGCGCCTCCCCCGGTCAGGCCCGTCGCGGCGGACCCCGGAGGCGACCGGGAATGGGCTGGTACGGGGTCTCTTCTCCATACATCCTCCTGCTGAGGGGGAGCGGGGCGGGGACGAGGGCCTGTGCTGCCCGGCCCCGCCCCCCGCCGCGAGGCGGTCAGCCGCAGTTGCTGACCACGGGCACGGCGTTGCTGGTGAGCACCCGCGTCACGCCGCTGCCGCTGAAGCCCTGCATCTCCAGCTCCGAGTACCCGATCACGTTCGGCGACACCACGATGCTCTGCTGCCCCAGCGTGCCCGTCCCCACCCTCAGCGGCGCGGTTCCCGCGGGCAGGCCGAAGGTCACCCGGCCCGCGCCGCCCGAGATGCTCGTGCCCGTCACATTGATGCCCTGCCGCTCTCCCGTCGTCACGCCCACCAGGGAGACTTGCACGCGCTCCAGGTCGCCGCCGTACAGGAAGTCGAACTGCATCGGCGTGGGCAGGTTGTCGCAGATCAGCGGGCGGCCCAGGTTGTCCGTGTACCCGCTGGTGAGCACGGGGTCGGTGACGTAGAGGTCGTCGTCCGGCGTCGTTCCCCCGCACGCGGCGAGGGCGCCGAGCAGGGGAAGGGCCAGCAGCGGGCGGGCGAGCCTGGAAGTCAGGGTCATGGGGGTCTCCTCCTACTGGGAGAGGGCGACGCAGTTGTTCGCCACGGTGATCTGGGGTTGGTTGAGGCCGCGCTGCGCGAGGAAGCCCTGGTTGCCCTGGGTCACCCAGGTGTAAAAGCCGTTCGTGTACCGCACCCCCGAGCCCGATTCGGTCTGGTAGAGGGTGTCGGTCTCGCCCTGCCAGAAGAGCTGGGCCGCACTCGGGCCGAGGTAGGCCACGGCGATGCGCTGCCCGCCGTCGCAGGTGTAGTTCACGGTGTTGACGTTGGAAGGCCCCGAGGGGGACGGGCCGAAGCCCGGCACGGGGATGACGGTGGACCCTCCGCCACCGGGGCCGACGGGGATGATGGTGGAGCCTCCACCGCCAGGGCCGACGGGAATGATGGTGGAGGAGCCCCCGTTGTTGGGCTGACACCCCGAGGCGACCGTGAAGCCGTTCTGGTTGAGGAACGCGCCGCCGCCGCCGATGTTCCAGCTCGTGACCGGATCGGAGTAACGCACGACCCCCCCGAACGGCACCGGGCCCTGGTTCCGCCGGACCAGGGTGTAGGTGACGCCGCCGAAGTTGAGCTGGGCCACGAACGGGCTACGGTACGCCACATCGAGGGCCACGCCGCCACCGCACAGGTACGAGATGTCGGTGCCGGGCACAGGCACGCCGGGAATGCCCTGCGCGCGGGCGAGGGTGCCCACCCCCAGCAGGGCGAGGACGGTCAGGACGGCGGGGAGACGGGGGGCGTTCATGCGGACCTCTCTTCCGGCGGAGGGGGCTGGGGCCAGACACCCCGGCCCCACCCGGGCCTACTGCACGAGATTGCCGATCTGGCCGCGAATCTCGCCGTTCGGGTAGGTCTCGGAGTGGACGTTGACGTAGAGCTGGCGGTTATTCAGCCACGTCACCTGCTGCTCGCTCAGGGTGAAGGTCCCGCTGACCCGCCCGCTGCGCGCCCCGTTCGTCACCTGGTCGATCACCAGCGGCAGCAGCACCGGGGCGTTGGTGTTCTCGTCCGCCGGGCCGTGGATGTGCGCGACCGTCACCGCCGAGCTCAGGTCCTGAAAGGTGCCCACGACCGTCAGGGTGCGGCCCTTGAGGGTCAGGCTGGTCTGCCCGGTCGCGGTGGTGGTGACGACGGGGCGCTGATTGGCGCCGGAGAGGTTGGTGCCGTAGCGGGTGGTCGTCTCAAACTGCCCGCAGGCGGTGAGGGTGAGGGCGAATCCGGCAAGGGCGCTGAGGGGGAGTCGGTTCATGGTCGGTCTCCTGAAGGGGTCGGGGGGCGGGGGAACGGGGCGTCGGGCGAGGTTGGGTCAGGGTTCACCTCCTGGCCCCGGGCGCGGAGGAGACCGCGTGGCCCGCGGGGGGAGAGGTCGCTTTCGCCGGGCTTCTCCCAGGCCGCCGATGGTTGGAACCATTCCGGTCACCTCCCCTTCAGCGCCCGGCCCGCACGCTGCGCGCCACGGCGCCCAGGAGGGGCAGGTCCGCCGGGGCGGCGGCACTCAGCACGAGCCAGTTCCGGGCGCCCCCGTCCAGCGGCACGAGGTAGAGGGGGCCCAGCGGACCGCGCGTGCCCCGCCAGGTGCCGACCCAGGCGGGTCCTCCCCCGGAGCGCGTGAGGCGGGCGAAGCTCAGCAGGGCCCCGGCCCCCTGGATGCCCAGCGGCGCGAACTGCCGCGCGTAGGCGTCCGGGCTGAGGCGGCGGGCGCCGACGGGACGCGGCAGAACCGTGGCGGTGAGGGCGTCCTCCTGCCCCGAACGCCGCAGGGCCACGCCCCCCACGAAGGGCCGCACGGTGTAGCCCCCCGGGTAGCGCAGCGTGAAGCCCGCGCCCGCGTAGGTCCGGTCGAGGATGGGGGCGGCTCGGGGCGAGGGGGTCCCCCCTCCGGCCAGGGCCAGCCCCGACGAGGTGACCAGCAGGAACAGGGCGGCACCGTTGAGGCGGACGGACATGGGCAGACCTCCGGGGGCAAAGGGGGCGCTACTGGACGGTCACGGTCAGGTCGAACTCCTGCGCGTTCGGCCCCGGCGGCGAGGAGGGGCGCCTGTAGAGCAGCGTGAGCTCCACCTCGCCCGGCTGGACGGCCTGATAGCTCAGCAGGACGAGCCCGCCCGCGCCCAGCCCCGTTCCCTGCGCCAGGAAGCTCGGCTGGCCCAGCGGCAGCAGCGTCGGCCAGGCGTCGGTCTGCGGCTGCCAGGCGTAGCCCGTGGAGGGATTGCCCGGCAGGGTGATCTCCAGCGTGTCGCCCACGTTGAGCCTGACCTCTCCCCCGTCGGCGTCCTGACCCACCCGGACGACCCGGGGCAGGGGCGGAACGGGCGTGACCGCGCCTCCGGGGGCGACGGAGCCGGAGGCGGCGGGCGCGCACCCGGCGAGTCCCGCGAGGACGAGCACCACGGCGGGGGCCAGCAGCAGGGAGTTCTTCATCTGTTCCTCCTTCCCTCTCCGGGGACGTGGGCTCGCGCCCCGCCCGCCGGCCATCAGAACCACGCGACCCGCACGCCCACCTGCGACAGCGACAGGCTGCGGCTGCCCGTCTCGTAGAACACCCGCCACACCGGCAGCGTGCGGTCGATGGGCCCGGCCACGACCCCGCCGTCCGGGCAGCCGTAGTTCATCCGCAGACCGGCGACCGGCGCCGTCGCCCCGGTCAGCGCCACGCACCGCTGCCCGTTCGCCAGTTCCAGCGCCCAGGGGGTGCCCGCCGGGTAGTTCGGCTCACTCGCCCGCGTTCTGCCCGGCAGGGCGCCGCTGCGGGTGAGCAAGACCGCGTTGGCGCTCCAGGGATCGGCAGAGCAGGCCATCGGATCGCGGGGATTCAGCGACGTGAAGCAGGGGTCGAGGATACGGTTGCCGCTCATGCAACGGTAGGCGTCGGGCCGGGTGGGCGAGGCGGCCGAGGCGGCGAAGCACGAGCCGCTCGCCTGCCCGGTGACCGCGACGCCGATGAGCAGACCGCCGCCCGGCTTGAAGGGCGTGTAGAGCTGCACCCCGGTGAGGGTGGGCGGCGTCGTCTGGGCCGTGGCCGGGCCTCCGGCGCCCAGCGCCAGAAAGACCAGGGCGAGGGACCTGTGCCACTTCGGGAAGTCAGTGCTTGGGATCATCTCCGTCATGCCTCCGGGGGAACGCGTTCTGAACCTCATCGGGCAGCACCGTGTTCGGCGCGGGAACCCGCCCGGTGATGAGGTACTCGTCGAGGGCGTCGCGGGTCTGACTCACCCCGCCGAGCAGGTAGGAGGTGTGGCCGTCCCCCTCGCGGGTGAGCAGCACGGCGTTGTCAAACTGCCCCAGCACGCCGTTCGCCCAGGCGTACGCGGTCGAGGGATCGTGGCTGGCGTTCACGAGCGGGACCGGCGGGGTGCCCCGGATGGTCAGGCGCCGGGGCGGGTTGTTCATGGGCACCGGCCAGCCGGGGCAGTTCGCCTGGACCCCCCAGCTCGCCGCGTCGTTGCGGATGTGGGGAGCCACCGATTCGGAGAGTCGCCGCTTGTAGACCAGAGCGTGGAAGCTCCGCGCCGTGGCGGGCCAGTCGAGGCAGGTGATGGCGAGCGTGGCGTAGTTCTCGTCGCTCTCCGATCTGTAGACCGCACTCGACAGGCGGCTCGCGTCCCCCGCGCCCGCGTCGGCGAGCGCCCTCGCCAGGCCGATCCAGCCTGGAAAGCCCAGCGAGGGCAGCGGGTCTTTGAAGAGGAGCTGGCCCTGGAGGTTCTGGAAGACCTGCTCGCCGGTGACTTTCGCGCGGCACGTGCCGGTCTTCTCGCACAGCGGCGCGGGGAGGGGCGCCTGATTGGCCTTCGCCACCAGCGCGTCCACGAAGGCGCCCACCTCCTGGCCGTGCAGCGCGCAGTCCGGCGTCTGGCCGCACCACCTTGCGAAACGGTCGAAGCTGTCCTCGACGGTGACGGAGGCCGTGTAGTTGAAGTAGGTCTCGGGCAGCGAGTGGTCGAGCACCCCGTCGAGCGCCATCACCCGGATGTTGCGCGGGTAGCGGGCCGCGTACCCGGCGCCGATCTGGGTGCCGTACGACAGGCCGAGGTGGTTGAGCCCCCCCTCCCCCACCGCGACCCGGACGGCCTCCAGGTCGCGCACCACGCTGGCGGTGTCCACATGGCCGAGGAGTGGCCCGGTCCGTTGCAGGCAGCTCTCGCCCGCCGCCTTGTTGTAGGCGACCAGCCGGGCGAAGGCCGCGTCGTCCTGCGGGAACTGGGACGGGGGGGCGGTGTTCCAGACGCTGGGATCACACCTCACGGGCGTGCTGGTGCCCACGCCGCGCGGGTCGAAGCCGATGATGTCGTAGGAGGCGCGCAGGCGCCGGGTGAAGAGGCCCTTGCCCTGCGCGTCGAGGGCCACGTACTGGGACCCCGCGCCGCCCGGCCCGCCCGGCTCGAAGATCAGGGTGCCCAGGCGCCCCGCCGGATCGGTGGCCCGCAGCCGCGTCAGGCCCAGGGTGATCTTTTCCCCGCCGGGCTGCGCCCAGTCCAGGGGCACCATCAGGGTGGCGCACTCCAGCGGGGCCGGGAACGACTTCTGGTCGGCGCAGGGGCCCCAGCGCAGGGTGGACGTGGGCACCTGAAGGGAGACCGCGCTCAGCCCGGCGAGGGCGCCCGCGCCCAGGGCCGTGGTGAGGAGGACCCTTGCAGGGAGGCTGGGGCTTTTCATGGAAGTCCTCCGTGTGTCGGTGTCCCGGAGCACCTGCGGACGGGACGGGCGGGCGCTTCCTTTCGTCATCGCCCATCCCGGGCCCTCGGGGCTGAAGGAGGCTGAGCCCGGCGGCGGACACGAGGCGGGTCAGGGTGCGCACCCCGCTCTTTGGGCGGTGAAGGGGCTGCGCCGGGCCCCTTCACCGGAAATCGGCGACGGTGAAGAAGAGCGGGAGCGTGCCGTCCCCGGCCCGGGCGGGCCCCGTCACCACGAACTGGGGTGGTCTGTCGCCTCCCGCCTGCGCCGCCACCGCCGCCGGGTCCACCGTGCCCGCCAACGTGTAACGGTCGATCACGAAGGGCACGCTGCTGGCCGTCGTGTTGTCCGGCCCGTCCCCGAGCTGGAAGTGCAGGTGCGGACTCGTCGAGTTCCCGCTGCTGCCCAGTTTCCCGAGCGGCTGCCCGGTCCTCACCCGGTCGCCCACCTTCACCGTGACGCTGCCCGTCTGGAGGTGCGCGTAGGTCGCCCACACGCCTTGCCGCATCTGCACCACCACGCTGTTGCCGATGTAGTCCGCGGGCTTCTGCACGGTCGTGGCCGGTTGCCCCACCCCCGTCTCGGGCATGTCGTTGCGCACGTACACGACCGTGCCGTCGGCGGCCGCGACCACCTCGGCCCCGTAGCCGTACCACTGCGCGTTGGTCGAGCCGTCGCCGCTGAAGAGCTGGCCGTCTTGCAGCCGCACCCAGTCGATGGCGAAGGTCTCGGGCTTCACATAGCGCAACCCGTCGTCCACCCCCTGGAGGTAGCGGTGCAGGGCGGAGGGGGCGCAGCAGCCCACGAAGTTGAACCAGCCCGCGCCTCGCAGCGGAGGGGCGATCACGACCGGCGCCCGGGTCTGCACCGGGAGGTCAGGCCCGTT from Deinococcus aestuarii carries:
- a CDS encoding alpha/beta hydrolase, translated to MKSPSLPARVLLTTALGAGALAGLSAVSLQVPTSTLRWGPCADQKSFPAPLECATLMVPLDWAQPGGEKITLGLTRLRATDPAGRLGTLIFEPGGPGGAGSQYVALDAQGKGLFTRRLRASYDIIGFDPRGVGTSTPVRCDPSVWNTAPPSQFPQDDAAFARLVAYNKAAGESCLQRTGPLLGHVDTASVVRDLEAVRVAVGEGGLNHLGLSYGTQIGAGYAARYPRNIRVMALDGVLDHSLPETYFNYTASVTVEDSFDRFARWCGQTPDCALHGQEVGAFVDALVAKANQAPLPAPLCEKTGTCRAKVTGEQVFQNLQGQLLFKDPLPSLGFPGWIGLARALADAGAGDASRLSSAVYRSESDENYATLAITCLDWPATARSFHALVYKRRLSESVAPHIRNDAASWGVQANCPGWPVPMNNPPRRLTIRGTPPVPLVNASHDPSTAYAWANGVLGQFDNAVLLTREGDGHTSYLLGGVSQTRDALDEYLITGRVPAPNTVLPDEVQNAFPRRHDGDDPKH
- a CDS encoding alpha/beta hydrolase family protein, which translates into the protein MNKRLSVLLGALSLGLSGCVVLLNDPGSWAYRVANPRFTPLPGARALYGTRNGYGYQIEVPGNWNGGLVMYAHGFEGFGLRLEENFPPIRAHLLRRGYAWAASSYSVNGWAVRQGADDLNDLRQFFARQVGPPGRTLLYGRSMGGNIVTDSLETYPNVYQGAVAECGALVGLELFDYFLSYRLVGEYLTGQNFGPMLLPVLDPRFLATTYREVVRPRLGEPGTYTALGRQFDSVQKHLTGGPRPFRQEGLNLVFDLGAKYYAAGFSTKYTGVANLVPRTQVATNVGTVYRIDPGLGLDEATLNRGIRRINAAPGSRDLPRPAIYGIPTGNITVPLLTLHTTGDPFVPIFVEANYRRRVEAAGKGDLLVQRAIRRPGHCQFSEAEEAEAFDALTAWVGGGPKPAGEDLTGDLVDVGRAFTKPPLPNDPGGL
- a CDS encoding DUF4239 domain-containing protein; amino-acid sequence: MGWLSALLFVLAAVLVSLGGMVGVRRSVQLSTLEAHKEVAGFVYAVVGVLYAVLLAFVVIVAWEAQGEARTRVDREANALADLYRGARAFPAETRATLRGDLRGYAEAVVTREWPALGRGQASPETQRAYDRLWEAYLGLQPRTGYENVWYTQALERLNDLGDERRLRLLSGRSHLPGLMWGVLWVGAVVTVAFSYFFGVRSVWSQGLMVLALSGTIALILFLVLALDRPFSGVIQVGPEAFEQVITIFDRVARAEAAP
- a CDS encoding M23 family metallopeptidase, which produces MTNTESSSRRPRSRALRTALPLALTGLICLTLAACAPMVTGQGSRAASASHPTALLVASTNDPLRVLGSDGLEHLEYDLLFTNVFTAPVTLTSVEVLDAGGRSLLKLEGPALGAVTRQGAGLSNALPAGQIAPGQAMNPIPERSTATAILDVVVPRGQVPARLTHRITYSFPPDARGASDIGSLTVNGPDLPVQTRAPVVIAPPLRGAGWFNFVGCCAPSALHRYLQGVDDGLRYVKPETFAIDWVRLQDGQLFSGDGSTNAQWYGYGAEVVAAADGTVVYVRNDMPETGVGQPATTVQKPADYIGNSVVVQMRQGVWATYAHLQTGSVTVKVGDRVRTGQPLGKLGSSGNSTSPHLHFQLGDGPDNTTASSVPFVIDRYTLAGTVDPAAVAAQAGGDRPPQFVVTGPARAGDGTLPLFFTVADFR
- a CDS encoding protease inhibitor I42 family protein: MKNSLLLAPAVVLVLAGLAGCAPAASGSVAPGGAVTPVPPLPRVVRVGQDADGGEVRLNVGDTLEITLPGNPSTGYAWQPQTDAWPTLLPLGQPSFLAQGTGLGAGGLVLLSYQAVQPGEVELTLLYRRPSSPPGPNAQEFDLTVTVQ
- a CDS encoding MliC family protein, whose product is MSKFLAALLLALTSPASAGGGGGPTVRYVCAGNTRIQATYTGPHARLVVGRRVLELTRARSGSGVRYVGGGYTWWTDGGVAELYRGETLGTLTSLRQCQEG
- a CDS encoding CHRD domain-containing protein; translation: MNRLPLSALAGFALTLTACGQFETTTRYGTNLSGANQRPVVTTTATGQTSLTLKGRTLTVVGTFQDLSSAVTVAHIHGPADENTNAPVLLPLVIDQVTNGARSGRVSGTFTLSEQQVTWLNNRQLYVNVHSETYPNGEIRGQIGNLVQ
- a CDS encoding MliC family protein, which encodes MNAPRLPAVLTVLALLGVGTLARAQGIPGVPVPGTDISYLCGGGVALDVAYRSPFVAQLNFGGVTYTLVRRNQGPVPFGGVVRYSDPVTSWNIGGGGAFLNQNGFTVASGCQPNNGGSSTIIPVGPGGGGSTIIPVGPGGGGSTVIPVPGFGPSPSGPSNVNTVNYTCDGGQRIAVAYLGPSAAQLFWQGETDTLYQTESGSGVRYTNGFYTWVTQGNQGFLAQRGLNQPQITVANNCVALSQ